In one Haloplanus salinus genomic region, the following are encoded:
- a CDS encoding FKBP-type peptidyl-prolyl cis-trans isomerase: protein MSDEQAESTDEPVDADAADDPETEPETETETEADEAAGLQDGDFVRIDYTVRTVDDETVVDTTDEDVAEEAGIDEEGHEFGPRTIVVGAGHVFEAVNDDLIGQAVGDENTVHIDAVEAFGEFDPDDVRTVSANKIDEDDRYPGAHVNVDGQQGHIETIIGGRARVDFNHPLAGEDLEYEYEVVEAVDDPEERAQGLLGMYLDHAPEVWIQTDEVDEEVQVEVESDDEDADPEYETETQTVEKETLYIEATPQMTMNQQWLFQKQQIAQQVMDRLDLDRVIVQETIDGTGGMMGGMGGMMGGMGGAGGADVEEALEDVDVDADEIVEELEEDIEE from the coding sequence ATGAGTGACGAACAGGCCGAATCGACCGACGAACCGGTCGACGCCGATGCGGCCGATGACCCCGAAACGGAGCCCGAAACCGAGACCGAAACCGAGGCCGACGAGGCGGCTGGCCTGCAGGACGGCGACTTCGTCCGCATCGACTACACCGTCCGTACGGTGGACGACGAGACGGTCGTCGACACGACCGACGAGGACGTGGCCGAAGAGGCCGGCATCGACGAGGAGGGCCACGAGTTCGGCCCCCGAACCATCGTCGTCGGCGCCGGCCACGTCTTCGAGGCCGTCAACGACGACCTGATCGGGCAGGCGGTTGGCGACGAGAACACCGTCCACATCGACGCCGTCGAGGCCTTCGGCGAGTTCGATCCCGACGACGTGCGCACCGTCAGCGCCAACAAGATCGACGAGGACGACCGCTACCCCGGTGCCCACGTCAACGTCGACGGCCAGCAGGGCCACATCGAGACGATCATCGGCGGCCGCGCTCGGGTCGACTTCAACCACCCGCTCGCCGGCGAGGACCTCGAATACGAGTACGAGGTCGTCGAGGCCGTCGACGACCCCGAGGAACGGGCGCAGGGACTGCTCGGGATGTACCTCGACCACGCCCCCGAGGTGTGGATCCAGACCGACGAGGTCGACGAGGAGGTGCAGGTAGAGGTCGAGTCCGACGACGAGGACGCCGACCCCGAGTACGAGACCGAGACCCAGACGGTCGAGAAGGAGACGCTGTACATCGAGGCCACGCCGCAGATGACGATGAACCAGCAGTGGCTCTTCCAGAAACAGCAGATCGCCCAACAGGTCATGGACCGACTCGACCTCGATCGGGTCATCGTCCAGGAAACCATCGACGGCACGGGCGGCATGATGGGCGGTATGGGCGGTATGATGGGTGGCATGGGTGGCGCCGGCGGCGCCGACGTGGAGGAAGCGCTCGAGGACGTCGACGTCGACGCCGACGAGATCGTCGAGGAACTCGAAGAGGACATCGAGGAGTAA
- a CDS encoding RAD55 family ATPase — protein sequence MADRLPTGISVLDRQLDGGIPPGSILLLSADPASQSESLLYEIAGARGTLYVTTVRSEEAVRDAVDRYRGSVGRLTIRDAGDYPPIDNATRLVRELPESSNLLVDVVDPLEEADSTRYRAFLNELQTHMVNTGSIAVLHAMHGDPPANRGLTEHMADVVFDLRTDTDGSQIVNRLAVPKFRGGSALEETIKLQLTDGVTIDTSRDIA from the coding sequence ATGGCGGACCGTCTGCCGACGGGCATCTCCGTTCTCGACAGGCAACTCGACGGCGGGATCCCGCCGGGGAGTATCCTGTTGTTGAGCGCCGATCCAGCCAGCCAGTCGGAGTCCTTGCTGTACGAAATCGCCGGTGCCCGGGGGACGCTCTACGTGACGACGGTCCGATCCGAGGAGGCGGTCCGGGACGCCGTCGACCGATACCGCGGCAGCGTCGGCCGGCTGACGATCCGCGACGCGGGCGACTACCCGCCTATCGACAACGCGACCCGTCTCGTGCGGGAACTCCCCGAAAGTTCGAACCTCCTCGTCGACGTCGTCGACCCGCTCGAAGAGGCCGACTCGACCCGGTATCGGGCCTTCCTCAACGAACTCCAGACCCACATGGTCAACACGGGCTCTATCGCGGTGTTACACGCGATGCACGGCGACCCGCCGGCGAACCGGGGGCTGACCGAACACATGGCCGACGTGGTGTTCGACCTGCGGACGGACACGGACGGCTCACAGATCGTCAACCGGCTGGCGGTCCCCAAGTTCCGCGGTGGGAGTGCGCTCGAGGAGACGATCAAGCTTCAGCTCACGGACGGCGTCACGATCGACACCAGCCGCGACATCGCTTAG
- a CDS encoding PLP-dependent cysteine synthase family protein, which translates to MHDSILDTIGSPLVRIDSPPGTAVAAKIDSKNPGGSTKDRPAKAMVEAAEAAGELEPGDAIVEPTSGNTGIGLAVVGAAKGYDVTVVMPSSKSPERRRIMKAYGAEVELVDGEMMAARERADELEAEGMVQMHQFENPANPQSHYETTGAEIVEQVGDRTVDALVCGVGTGGTISGTGRRLKEAFPDVTVVGVQPDTNQFLTGNPGADDFQGMGPGFIAENVDTDLLDDVENVSLDAAETECRRLAREEGILVGQSSGASSVGAKRVAERLDAADPLVVTVFWDSGERYLSTGLFD; encoded by the coding sequence ATGCACGACAGTATCCTCGACACCATCGGTTCGCCGCTGGTTCGGATCGACTCCCCACCGGGAACGGCCGTGGCGGCCAAAATCGACTCGAAGAACCCCGGTGGGTCCACGAAGGACCGCCCGGCGAAGGCGATGGTCGAGGCGGCGGAGGCGGCGGGCGAACTCGAACCCGGCGACGCCATCGTCGAGCCGACGAGTGGCAATACGGGAATCGGGCTGGCCGTCGTCGGCGCCGCGAAGGGGTACGACGTGACGGTCGTGATGCCGTCGTCGAAGTCGCCGGAGCGGCGACGGATCATGAAGGCCTACGGCGCCGAGGTGGAACTCGTCGACGGCGAGATGATGGCGGCGCGGGAGCGCGCCGACGAGTTGGAGGCCGAGGGGATGGTGCAGATGCACCAGTTCGAGAACCCCGCGAACCCGCAGTCCCACTACGAGACGACGGGAGCCGAAATCGTCGAGCAGGTGGGCGACCGAACGGTCGACGCCCTCGTCTGTGGCGTCGGCACCGGCGGCACCATCTCGGGCACCGGGCGCCGGCTAAAGGAGGCGTTCCCCGACGTGACGGTGGTCGGCGTCCAGCCCGACACCAACCAGTTTCTCACCGGTAACCCCGGCGCCGACGACTTCCAGGGGATGGGGCCGGGATTCATCGCCGAGAACGTGGACACGGACTTGCTCGACGACGTGGAGAACGTCTCCCTCGACGCCGCGGAGACGGAGTGTCGCCGCCTCGCGCGGGAGGAAGGGATCCTCGTGGGACAGTCGAGCGGCGCGTCGAGCGTCGGCGCGAAGCGGGTGGCCGAGCGACTGGACGCCGCCGATCCGCTGGTCGTGACGGTGTTCTGGGACAGCGGCGAGCGGTACCTGTCCACCGGCCTGTTCGACTAG
- a CDS encoding DUF5804 family protein: MTQVCLVGSDDVDLRYELLSRETARAALATYDLHEPFANAVAVDTVSLGAAVALLNDLNWYLVRFADYALVREPSVSTDEWLSRDLAERVRDGDLPPEATDRLLRIHGLDGDELVEPMFATRVDGAVPEYDLRDVDDTLVVRVTDAEFG; this comes from the coding sequence GTGACGCAGGTCTGCTTGGTCGGATCCGACGACGTCGACCTCCGGTACGAACTCCTCTCGCGCGAGACGGCGCGCGCGGCGCTCGCCACCTACGACCTTCACGAACCCTTCGCGAACGCCGTGGCGGTCGACACCGTCAGCCTCGGCGCCGCCGTCGCCCTTCTGAACGATCTGAACTGGTATCTCGTCCGTTTCGCCGACTACGCACTGGTTCGCGAACCCAGCGTCTCGACCGACGAGTGGCTCTCCCGTGACCTGGCCGAGCGCGTCCGCGACGGCGACCTGCCCCCCGAGGCGACCGACCGGCTCCTCCGGATACACGGCCTCGACGGCGACGAACTCGTCGAACCGATGTTCGCCACCCGCGTCGACGGAGCGGTGCCGGAGTACGACCTTCGCGACGTCGACGACACGCTCGTCGTTCGCGTCACCGACGCCGAGTTCGGCTAG
- the cyaB gene encoding class IV adenylate cyclase, which produces MYEVELKLRASHDAVRERLDALGAERTGTVSQVDTYYDAPHRDFAETDEALRIRREERGGESVTRVTYKGPLVEAASKTREEIETGVEDHDRFDDILAALGFSPAAEVTKDRERYALDDYVVTLDTVAGLGEFVEIERDAPEDAVESTRQGAVSHLRSLGLDPDDQIRTSYLGLLLDSS; this is translated from the coding sequence ATGTACGAAGTCGAACTGAAGCTTCGGGCGAGCCACGACGCGGTCCGGGAACGCCTCGACGCCCTGGGCGCCGAGCGCACCGGAACCGTCTCGCAGGTGGACACGTACTACGACGCCCCGCATCGCGACTTCGCCGAGACGGACGAGGCGCTCCGTATCCGACGCGAGGAACGCGGCGGGGAGTCGGTGACCCGCGTCACCTACAAGGGACCGCTGGTCGAGGCGGCGTCGAAGACCCGCGAGGAGATAGAGACCGGCGTCGAGGACCACGACCGCTTCGACGACATCCTCGCCGCCCTCGGATTCTCGCCCGCCGCGGAGGTAACCAAAGACCGCGAACGCTACGCCCTCGACGACTACGTCGTCACGCTAGATACGGTCGCTGGCCTCGGCGAGTTCGTCGAAATCGAACGGGACGCGCCCGAAGACGCGGTCGAATCTACCCGCCAGGGCGCCGTCTCACACCTCCGTTCCTTAGGTCTCGACCCCGACGACCAGATCCGCACGTCGTATCTCGGCCTCCTGCTCGATTCTTCATAG
- a CDS encoding methionine adenosyltransferase, translating to MSDRNIRIESVDRRAVEDQEVEIVERKGVGHPDSLCDGIAESVSRALSNLYLDRVGEVLHYNTDETQLAAGNAAPAFGGGEVVEPIYVLLVGRATKQYEADDGTEYTLPVDSVALAAARDYLAETVPELEFGTDVVVDVRLGEGSGDLQTVFGEDGAAVPMANDTSFGVGHAPLTETERIVLEAEEYLNGPYADDHPELGPDVKIMGKREGDHIDLTVAAAMIDRYLDGMAAYTDAVASVREAVADLAESYTDRSVGVEVNTADDYDDGAIYLTTTGTSAEQGDDGSVGRGNRSNGLITPNRPMSMEATSGKNPVNHIGKIYNLLSTRIAEAVVDEVPGIRDFRVRLLSQIGRPIDQPHVADAFVVTADDVALSDIETDVEAIVDRELAAVTDVTRDVIEGELRTF from the coding sequence ATGAGCGATCGGAACATCCGTATCGAGTCCGTCGACCGTCGCGCGGTCGAGGATCAAGAGGTGGAGATCGTCGAGCGGAAAGGAGTCGGCCACCCCGACTCCCTCTGTGACGGGATCGCCGAGAGCGTCTCCCGCGCCCTCTCGAACCTCTATCTCGACCGCGTCGGCGAAGTGCTCCACTACAACACGGACGAGACGCAGCTGGCCGCCGGCAACGCCGCCCCCGCCTTCGGCGGCGGCGAAGTCGTCGAACCGATCTACGTTCTCCTCGTCGGCCGCGCGACCAAACAGTACGAGGCCGACGACGGCACCGAGTACACACTCCCCGTCGACTCGGTGGCGCTCGCGGCCGCCCGCGACTACCTCGCGGAGACGGTCCCCGAACTCGAGTTCGGCACCGACGTGGTGGTCGACGTGCGCCTCGGCGAGGGGAGCGGCGACCTTCAGACCGTCTTTGGCGAGGACGGCGCCGCCGTCCCCATGGCCAACGACACGAGTTTCGGCGTCGGTCACGCGCCCCTGACCGAGACGGAGCGCATCGTCCTCGAAGCCGAGGAGTACCTCAACGGCCCGTACGCCGACGACCACCCCGAACTCGGTCCCGACGTGAAGATCATGGGCAAACGCGAGGGCGACCACATCGACCTCACGGTGGCTGCAGCCATGATCGACCGCTATCTCGACGGTATGGCGGCCTACACGGACGCGGTGGCGTCCGTCCGCGAGGCCGTCGCCGACCTCGCGGAGTCGTACACCGATCGGAGCGTCGGCGTCGAAGTCAACACGGCCGACGACTACGACGACGGCGCCATCTATCTGACGACCACCGGCACCAGCGCAGAACAGGGTGACGACGGCTCAGTCGGGCGCGGCAACCGCTCGAACGGCCTCATCACTCCCAACCGTCCGATGAGTATGGAGGCCACCAGCGGCAAGAACCCCGTCAACCACATCGGGAAGATCTACAACCTTCTCAGCACGCGGATCGCGGAGGCCGTCGTCGACGAGGTGCCCGGCATCCGCGATTTCCGGGTTCGCCTGCTCTCCCAGATCGGCCGTCCCATCGATCAGCCACACGTCGCCGACGCCTTCGTGGTCACCGCCGACGACGTGGCCCTGAGTGACATCGAGACCGACGTCGAGGCCATCGTCGACCGCGAACTCGCCGCCGTGACCGACGTGACCCGCGACGTGATCGAGGGCGAGCTCCGGACGTTCTGA
- a CDS encoding MinD/ParA family ATP-binding protein: MLAIAGGKGGAGKTTTTLGLSAALDAPVVAADADPDMPDLHALAGVDREPTLSSLDGRDPSTVAQSLPESGVNVLPAPRIDDAGGLDRSLDRLARSGRPVVVDCPAGAGPDAATPLRAADATLLVTTLCAPALRDAAKTAAMARTLDAPPRGVVLTRTRSAPEAVVDLLGCPVVASIPTVDPPILADETVRTAYRRLAARLGEDLL; encoded by the coding sequence ATGCTCGCCATCGCCGGAGGCAAAGGCGGCGCGGGAAAGACGACGACGACCCTCGGGCTCTCGGCCGCGCTCGATGCGCCGGTCGTCGCGGCCGACGCCGACCCGGACATGCCCGACCTCCACGCCCTCGCGGGCGTCGACCGCGAACCGACGCTTTCGTCCCTCGACGGTCGTGACCCGAGCACAGTCGCGCAGTCGCTCCCCGAGTCGGGCGTGAACGTCCTCCCCGCTCCCCGAATCGACGACGCGGGCGGCCTCGACCGGTCGCTCGATCGACTGGCCCGAAGCGGTCGGCCGGTAGTCGTCGACTGCCCCGCGGGCGCCGGTCCCGACGCCGCGACGCCGCTTCGGGCGGCCGACGCGACCCTCCTCGTCACCACGCTCTGTGCGCCGGCGCTGCGGGACGCGGCGAAGACGGCGGCGATGGCCCGCACGCTCGATGCGCCACCCCGCGGCGTGGTGTTGACGCGGACGCGGTCGGCGCCCGAGGCCGTCGTCGACTTGCTCGGCTGTCCGGTAGTGGCGTCGATCCCGACCGTCGACCCTCCGATTCTCGCCGACGAGACGGTTCGGACCGCCTATCGCCGACTCGCCGCGCGGCTGGGAGAAGACCTATTATGA
- a CDS encoding hydantoinase B/oxoprolinase family protein: MSGVDPVTLEVLRNACVAVAEEMNATLVRTSYSPNIKDRRDCSCALFDVIADGTAEMISQAENIPVHLGAMPYSVAAAIEAFPPAELNDGDAILLNDPFHGGAHLPDMTLVTPVFVGDELVAVAANRAHHADVGGGRAGSVAADSTEIYQEGLRVPPVKLYEGGEPVEAVFDLLLTNVRTPDERRGDFRAQRAANRTAVERVRALADRHGLDTLRDATSEIKAYAERRMRAEISELPDGTVTFDDHLDDDGQGTDDVRIAVAVTVDDDELVVDFEGTSEQVPGAINAPLAVTASATYYAVRCVTDPDVPPNAGTYRPVEIRAPAGTVVNARPPAAVVGGNLEISQRATDALLGAFGEEAPERSVAAAQGTMNSVTFGGTDRAGEAFAFYETIGGGYGGRAGADGMDGVHAHMSNTLNTPAEVLETVYPVRVLRYEYRPDTGGAGAYRGGLGLRRDVEVLADDVAFSLLADRRRHPPYGLAGGDPGAPGEDYLTRGNGDAERIPGKSTHDLHAGDVVSVRTPGGGGFGDPTDRDPEAVARDLRLGKVSGDAVRREYGLDPSELD; the protein is encoded by the coding sequence ATGAGCGGCGTCGACCCAGTCACCCTCGAGGTCCTGCGTAACGCCTGCGTCGCGGTGGCCGAGGAGATGAACGCGACGCTCGTGCGGACGAGCTACTCCCCCAACATCAAGGACCGCCGCGACTGCTCGTGTGCGCTGTTCGACGTGATCGCGGACGGCACGGCCGAGATGATCAGCCAAGCGGAGAACATCCCGGTGCATCTCGGCGCGATGCCGTACTCCGTGGCGGCGGCCATCGAGGCGTTCCCGCCCGCGGAGCTGAACGACGGCGACGCGATCCTCCTGAACGACCCGTTCCACGGCGGCGCCCATCTACCCGACATGACGCTCGTGACGCCGGTGTTCGTCGGCGACGAGCTAGTGGCCGTCGCGGCCAACCGCGCCCACCACGCCGACGTGGGCGGGGGGCGCGCGGGGAGCGTCGCCGCCGACTCCACCGAAATCTACCAGGAGGGGCTGCGCGTCCCGCCGGTGAAACTGTACGAGGGTGGGGAGCCGGTCGAAGCCGTCTTCGACCTGCTGCTGACGAACGTGCGGACGCCGGACGAGCGTCGGGGCGACTTCCGCGCCCAGCGGGCGGCCAACCGGACGGCCGTCGAACGGGTGCGTGCCCTCGCGGACCGACACGGCCTCGACACCCTCCGGGACGCGACGAGCGAGATCAAAGCCTACGCGGAACGGCGGATGCGCGCCGAGATTTCGGAGCTACCGGACGGGACCGTCACCTTCGACGACCACCTCGACGACGACGGGCAGGGCACCGACGACGTACGGATCGCCGTCGCGGTGACGGTGGACGACGACGAACTCGTCGTCGACTTCGAGGGGACGAGCGAGCAGGTGCCGGGCGCGATCAACGCCCCCCTCGCGGTGACGGCGTCGGCGACGTACTACGCGGTGCGTTGCGTGACCGATCCGGACGTGCCGCCGAACGCGGGGACGTACCGCCCGGTGGAGATTCGGGCGCCGGCGGGAACCGTGGTCAACGCCCGGCCGCCGGCCGCGGTGGTCGGCGGTAACCTCGAAATCTCTCAGCGGGCGACCGACGCCCTCCTCGGCGCGTTCGGCGAGGAGGCGCCAGAGCGCTCCGTCGCGGCCGCTCAGGGGACGATGAACAGCGTCACCTTCGGCGGGACGGACCGGGCGGGCGAGGCGTTCGCCTTCTACGAAACCATCGGCGGGGGGTACGGCGGCCGCGCGGGCGCCGACGGTATGGACGGCGTCCACGCCCACATGAGCAACACGCTCAACACGCCCGCCGAGGTGCTAGAGACCGTCTATCCCGTCCGCGTCCTGCGCTACGAGTATCGTCCCGACACCGGCGGCGCGGGCGCGTATCGTGGCGGCCTCGGCCTCCGGCGGGACGTGGAGGTCCTCGCCGACGACGTGGCGTTCAGCCTGCTAGCGGACCGTCGGCGCCACCCGCCCTACGGCCTCGCGGGCGGCGACCCCGGCGCGCCCGGCGAGGACTACCTGACGCGGGGCAACGGCGACGCCGAGCGAATCCCGGGCAAGTCGACCCACGACCTGCACGCGGGCGACGTGGTGAGCGTTCGGACGCCGGGGGGCGGCGGGTTCGGCGACCCGACCGACCGGGACCCGGAGGCCGT
- a CDS encoding YlbF family regulator, with translation MSTQVSELEEMGRKLGDAIADTPAYERFEAARAAVQDDDDAQAKIAEVERLRDEFVSARETGAATQEHVAKLQAAQNDLHSMDVMVEYLNAQEALQSQLEAINVAISEPLSVDFGGEAGGCCQD, from the coding sequence ATGAGCACGCAGGTGTCAGAGCTGGAAGAGATGGGACGGAAACTCGGCGACGCCATCGCCGACACGCCGGCCTACGAGCGGTTCGAGGCGGCGCGCGCGGCCGTCCAGGACGACGACGACGCACAGGCGAAGATCGCGGAGGTCGAACGCCTGCGCGACGAGTTCGTCTCCGCCCGCGAGACGGGGGCGGCGACCCAGGAACACGTCGCGAAGCTCCAGGCGGCCCAGAACGACCTCCACTCGATGGACGTGATGGTCGAGTATCTGAACGCCCAGGAGGCGCTCCAGAGCCAGCTAGAGGCGATCAACGTGGCGATTTCGGAGCCGCTCTCCGTCGACTTCGGCGGGGAAGCGGGCGGGTGCTGTCAGGACTGA
- a CDS encoding hydantoinase/oxoprolinase family protein gives METDVRVGVDVGGTFTDVVVAGGSGLTMLKVPSTPDAPDRGVLDGLDAATERADFAPADATFFGHGTTVATNALIEREWAATALVTTEGFRDAVEIGRQTRPDLYDLRAEKPDPIVDRDRRFEVPERLDRRGEVVEPFDEDAARAVARTVADADVESVAVAFLFAFENDAHERRMREVLREEGVDAEISLSSDVLPEIREYERSLATSINAALKPVMNRYLGRLETGVADAGVPTGVKVMQSNGGMASATATRERPVNTLLSGPAAGVRGAAHVAGESGVDDVLTMDMGGTSCDVSLVQDGDPVVTTEGQVGDYPVTVPMVDVHTIGAGGGSIAWVDEGESLRVGPRSAGADPGPICYGRGGTEPTVTDAHLLLGRIDPAAFFEGSADEAAVRAAVRERVADPLGLSVEAAAQGIVDVANANMERALRVVSVERGHDPRDFSLVAYGGAGPLHAAELAAELDVPRVVVPRSAGVLSALGLLISDAAYEEGVSAVRPWAEVDPADLTERFETMEAEGRERLASEGYGPDRRRFERAVDLRYRGQSFDLRVSMPEGRLDAESLRAAADRFHERHKRRYGHASPNEPVELVTVRLRSRGVVDPPTLSVAEGNGTDAEATPRTTRPATFGGETDETPVYDRETLEPGAELDGPAVVEGVESTAVVPPGAGAHVDDSGNVVIEP, from the coding sequence ATGGAAACCGACGTACGGGTCGGGGTCGACGTCGGCGGCACGTTCACCGACGTGGTCGTCGCCGGCGGGTCCGGTCTCACGATGCTCAAGGTACCCTCGACGCCCGACGCGCCGGATCGGGGTGTCCTCGACGGCCTGGACGCCGCGACCGAGCGCGCCGACTTCGCGCCCGCGGACGCCACCTTCTTCGGTCACGGGACTACCGTCGCCACGAACGCCCTCATCGAACGCGAGTGGGCGGCGACGGCGCTCGTGACGACCGAGGGCTTCCGCGACGCGGTCGAAATCGGCCGGCAGACCCGCCCCGATCTGTACGATCTACGGGCGGAGAAGCCCGATCCGATCGTCGACCGCGACCGGCGCTTCGAGGTGCCCGAACGCCTCGACCGACGGGGCGAGGTCGTCGAACCGTTCGACGAGGACGCCGCCCGTGCCGTCGCGCGCACCGTCGCCGACGCCGACGTCGAGAGCGTCGCCGTCGCCTTCCTCTTCGCATTCGAGAACGACGCCCACGAGCGACGGATGCGTGAGGTCCTTCGCGAGGAGGGCGTCGACGCCGAGATATCGTTGTCGAGCGACGTGCTCCCCGAGATCCGGGAGTACGAACGCTCGCTCGCGACGAGCATCAACGCCGCGCTCAAGCCGGTGATGAATCGGTATCTCGGCCGCCTAGAGACGGGCGTCGCCGACGCCGGCGTCCCGACGGGGGTGAAGGTGATGCAGTCCAACGGGGGGATGGCGTCGGCGACGGCCACCCGCGAACGGCCGGTGAACACCCTGCTCTCCGGCCCGGCCGCGGGCGTCCGCGGCGCTGCCCACGTCGCCGGCGAGAGCGGCGTCGACGACGTGCTGACGATGGACATGGGCGGTACCTCCTGTGACGTGTCGCTGGTCCAGGACGGCGATCCCGTGGTCACGACGGAGGGGCAGGTGGGCGACTACCCCGTCACCGTCCCGATGGTCGACGTCCACACCATCGGCGCCGGCGGCGGCTCCATCGCCTGGGTGGACGAGGGCGAAAGCCTCCGCGTCGGCCCCCGATCAGCGGGGGCCGACCCGGGCCCCATCTGTTACGGCCGCGGCGGGACGGAACCGACGGTCACCGACGCCCACCTGTTGCTCGGGCGAATCGACCCCGCCGCCTTCTTCGAGGGGAGCGCGGACGAGGCGGCGGTGCGTGCGGCGGTCCGCGAACGGGTGGCCGACCCCCTCGGCCTGAGCGTCGAAGCGGCGGCTCAGGGAATCGTCGACGTCGCAAACGCGAATATGGAGCGTGCCCTGCGGGTCGTCTCCGTCGAACGCGGCCACGACCCCCGCGACTTCTCGCTCGTGGCCTACGGCGGCGCCGGCCCCCTGCACGCCGCGGAACTCGCGGCGGAACTCGACGTGCCGCGGGTCGTGGTGCCCCGATCGGCCGGCGTCCTCTCGGCGCTCGGCCTCCTCATCAGCGACGCGGCTTACGAGGAGGGCGTCTCCGCGGTGCGTCCCTGGGCCGAAGTGGACCCCGCGGACCTGACCGAGCGCTTCGAGACGATGGAAGCCGAGGGGCGGGAGCGGCTGGCGTCGGAGGGCTACGGTCCCGACCGCCGACGGTTCGAACGCGCGGTCGACCTGCGATACCGCGGCCAGTCGTTCGACCTCCGCGTGTCGATGCCGGAGGGTCGTCTCGACGCCGAGTCGCTTCGGGCCGCCGCCGACCGCTTCCACGAGCGCCACAAACGTCGGTACGGTCACGCCTCGCCGAACGAGCCGGTCGAACTCGTGACGGTACGCCTGCGCTCGCGGGGCGTCGTCGACCCACCCACGCTGTCGGTAGCGGAGGGGAACGGGACCGACGCCGAGGCGACGCCACGGACGACGCGGCCGGCGACGTTCGGCGGCGAGACGGATGAGACGCCCGTCTACGACCGGGAGACGCTGGAACCGGGTGCGGAACTCGACGGCCCCGCGGTCGTCGAGGGCGTCGAGAGCACGGCCGTCGTCCCACCGGGCGCCGGCGCGCACGTCGACGACTCGGGGAACGTGGTGATCGAGCCATGA